A window of Ictidomys tridecemlineatus isolate mIctTri1 chromosome 1, mIctTri1.hap1, whole genome shotgun sequence contains these coding sequences:
- the Cox7c gene encoding cytochrome c oxidase subunit 7C, mitochondrial has product MLGQSIRRFTTSVVRRSHYEEGPGKNLPFSVENKWRLLVMMTLYFGSGFAAPFFIVRHQLLKK; this is encoded by the exons ATGTTGGGACAGAGCATTCGGCGGTTCACCACTTCGGTCGTCCGTCGGAGCCACTATGAGGAGGGTCCCGGGAAG AATTTGCCATTTTCAGTGGAAAACAAGTGGCGCTTACTGGTTATGATGACCTTATACTTTGGATCAGGATTTGCTGCCCCTTTCTTCATAGTAAGACACCAACTGCTTAAGAAATAA